From a single Amyelois transitella isolate CPQ chromosome 18, ilAmyTran1.1, whole genome shotgun sequence genomic region:
- the LOC106129861 gene encoding uncharacterized protein LOC106129861 has protein sequence MQQVVLCLIVILGLVRSVRINFTTCQSQEWSCNKNIPSEIVYDCSQVTTNEFIIHLKDYYTDYITSLTLQNCRNLRVVLDCPLLQRASQLRRFEIKNCDRVEFISLSPSSLLQTPPEVTIENVREIVSFPSHMFKSPATPTAQKCLGSISMKKIRVVNSKINTIKTKALYNVTGIKSIELENVTIYAIENNAVEALMENDNSLFAILNSKIENVGFKGLTVRSKSVSMINNNFGNIISNVLNITSEYLRIVENTFSDIKGLILKSVNIDMSHNVIHTLKENALTNVKCIRKRSKTRHFSFTGNIIHVIEPYSLTFDYNSCKSFGGSVVIKENKIDCKCSNLAFLQAAGTNKEFSKIVLDVTSNNTCLNVPCLLPVDVMKLLIESNMCDLNLDTQVMCLLYNDRHSTNEVTTDEDVTLPTPTFYLIRTANSQPGDASAAMTAINKDDLLKDSNLNMTNRTTVKIVFDSSRDFVETLRSTRNNRRNENKSTPKEDLVPKCTDDHCKNTFQYDRQKALDFYKYVYAQLRPPLQSNNKKKT, from the exons ATGCAACAAGTAGTTCTTTGCCTTATTGTGATATTGGGATTAGTTCGTAGTGTGAGAATTAACTTCACAACTTGTCAATCGCAAGAGTGGAGTTGTAATAAGAATATTCCTAGCGAAATCGTGTATGACTGTTCTCAGGTGACCACcaat GAATTCATAATACATCTGAAAGATTATTACACGGACTATATTACAAGTTTGACTCTTCAAAATTGCCGAAACCTCCGAGTTGTGTTAGACTGTCCTTTGCTGCAAAGGGCATCCCAGTTACGAAGGTTTGAAATAAAGAATTGTGACAGAGtagaatttatttctttatcacCTAGTTCTTTGCTTCAAACACCGCCTGAAGTTACCATAGAAAATGTAAGAGAAATAGTATCCTTTCCAAGTCACATGTTCAAATCTCCGGCAACGCCCACAGCGCAGAAATGCCTCGGATCaatatcaatgaaaaaaataagagttgtcaatagtaaaataaatactattaaaacCAAAGCACTCTACAATGTGACCGGAATAAAAAGCATTGAATTGGAGAACGTAACAATATATGCCATCGAAAACAACGCTGTAGAAGCTTTAATGGAAAACGATAATTCATTGTTTGCAATTCTTAATagcaaaattgaaaatgttggTTTCAAAGGATTGACAGTACGCAGCAAATCTGTTTCtatgattaataataattttggtaaCATCATCTCAAATGTACTGAACATAACGTCAGAATACCTACGTATAGTAGAAAACACATTCAGTGACATAAAgggtcttattttaaaatctgttaATATTGACATGAGCCACAACGTTATACATACACTCAAAGAAAACGCCCTCACTAATGTAAAATGCATAAGAAAAAGATCAAAGACAAGACACTTTAGTTTTACTGGAAATATAATTCATGTGATCGAACCATATTCTCTTACATTTGATTACAATAGTTGCAAATCATTCGGTGGTTCTGttgttattaaagaaaataaaattgattgcAAATGTAGTAACCTAGCCTTCTTGCAAGCAGCTGGTACTAATAAAGAATTTAGCAAAATTGTTTTAGATGTAACATCAAACAATACTTGTCTCAACGTTCCATGTTTACTTCCCGTAGACGTGATGAAGTTATTAATTGAGAGTAACATGTGCGATCTCAACTTGGACACTCAAGTAATGTGTTTGTTATACAATGATAGACATTCTACGAACGAAGTTACTACAGATGAAGATGTAACTTTACCAACTCCTACTTTCTACCTCATACGAACGGCTAATTCTCAACCCGGTGACGCAAGTGCAGCAATGACAGCTATTAATAAAGACGATCTGCTAAAAgatagtaatttaaatatgactAATCGCACAACCGTTAAAATAGTGTTCGATTCATCTCGAGACTTCGTTGAAACTTTACGAAGTACAAGGAATAACCGGCGTAACGAAAATAAGAGTACGCCCAAAGAAGATTTAGTACCTAAGTGTACAGACGATCACTGCAAAAATACGTTTCAGTATGACAGACAGAAAGCACTAGACTTCTACAAGTATGTTTATGCTCAGTTACGGCCACCATTACAgagcaataataaaaagaaaacctaG